A genomic window from Gemmatimonadota bacterium includes:
- a CDS encoding SGNH/GDSL hydrolase family protein has translation MRRSLGLLVVFVLACDAPPPDVPPPDVGPLLAAAESASVRPAPAACGPVHVVVLGSSTAAGTGPADAANAWVERYRRHLEEAGAGHRLTNLARGGYNTYRILPVGLGGDEDRLQPDTARNIDKALAAGADAIIINLPSNDANLGVEVATQLVNYDTVSARARAAGVPVWVATTQPRDFDADKRANALAMRDSTFARFGEYAIDFFTGLGRPDGTISAAFGIGDGIHLNDAAHAILFARVVD, from the coding sequence GTGCGGCGCTCCCTGGGGCTGCTCGTAGTGTTTGTGCTGGCGTGCGATGCTCCGCCGCCCGACGTGCCTCCGCCCGACGTCGGACCGCTGCTTGCGGCCGCCGAGTCGGCCTCGGTGCGACCGGCCCCCGCCGCCTGCGGACCGGTCCACGTGGTCGTGCTAGGCTCTTCCACCGCGGCCGGGACCGGACCGGCGGACGCCGCCAACGCGTGGGTGGAACGCTACCGGCGCCACCTGGAGGAGGCCGGCGCGGGCCATCGGCTGACCAACCTGGCGCGCGGGGGCTACAACACCTACCGGATACTCCCCGTGGGGCTGGGGGGCGACGAGGATCGGCTGCAGCCCGATACGGCGCGAAACATCGACAAGGCGCTGGCTGCCGGCGCCGACGCGATCATCATCAATCTGCCCTCGAACGACGCGAATCTGGGCGTCGAGGTGGCGACCCAACTCGTGAACTACGACACGGTCTCGGCGCGCGCCCGGGCCGCCGGCGTGCCGGTCTGGGTCGCGACGACGCAGCCCCGCGACTTCGACGCCGACAAGCGCGCCAACGCGCTGGCGATGAGGGACTCCACGTTCGCGCGCTTCGGGGAATACGCGATCGACTTCTTCACGGGCCTGGGGCGGCCGGATGGCACGATCTCGGCCGCGTTCGGGATCGGCGACGGCATCCACCTGAACGACGCGGCGCACGCCATCCTGTTCGCGCGTGTGGTCGATGA
- a CDS encoding glycerophosphodiester phosphodiesterase family protein, whose translation MELIAHRGLSARAPENTLAALRLALDEGADALEWDVQASADGVPILLHDATLDRTTSGLGPADALSLQELRSLDAGSWFDVSYAAQPIPSLAEALALAHGRCGRIYPELKAGMHRRVIGPVVDEIREFDWAEGATVISLDWDALAEVRRLSDLRIGYVVAEPAGFDRALELATEDGNAILDPDRRILLEDPERVARALRHTRGVITWTVNDPWEGRVLLDMGVDGLTTDDVAALRAGLEAY comes from the coding sequence ATGGAACTCATCGCCCACCGGGGCTTGAGCGCCCGCGCCCCGGAGAATACGCTGGCCGCCCTGCGGCTCGCGCTCGATGAGGGAGCCGACGCGCTCGAATGGGACGTCCAGGCCAGCGCCGACGGCGTTCCCATCCTGCTGCACGACGCCACCCTGGATCGGACTACCAGCGGCCTCGGCCCCGCCGACGCTCTTTCCCTGCAGGAACTCCGCTCGCTCGACGCGGGATCCTGGTTCGATGTCTCCTACGCCGCGCAGCCCATACCTTCGCTGGCCGAAGCGCTGGCCCTGGCGCACGGTCGTTGCGGTCGCATCTACCCGGAGCTCAAGGCCGGCATGCACCGCCGGGTGATCGGCCCGGTAGTGGACGAAATCCGCGAGTTCGACTGGGCCGAAGGAGCTACCGTGATCTCGCTCGATTGGGACGCACTGGCCGAAGTCCGCCGGCTGAGCGACCTGCGCATCGGCTACGTGGTGGCAGAACCCGCCGGGTTCGATCGGGCGCTGGAGCTGGCGACGGAGGACGGCAACGCCATCCTGGACCCCGACCGGAGGATCCTGCTCGAGGATCCCGAGCGCGTGGCGCGCGCGCTCCGGCACACGCGCGGTGTGATTACGTGGACCGTGAACGACCCCTGGGAGGGCAGGGTGCTGCTGGACATGGGCGTCGACGGGTTGACCACGGACGACGTGGCGGCGCTGCGCGCCGGACTCGAGGCGTACTGA